A genomic window from Cardiocondyla obscurior isolate alpha-2009 linkage group LG02, Cobs3.1, whole genome shotgun sequence includes:
- the LOC139113009 gene encoding uncharacterized protein: MAEAAKQLLLTQGQLQRSIVRAVDNLKKLGRANVTSATLRSRITSLKENWALFFRGHSELLNSITDETKLSISYFKDNIYDAVEDAYQSALDFMNESLETLEPPAVSLNQTGTDSSSGHARSNFSLSHLPPISLPPFDGNLDKWEQFRDRFNSLIIQNRDLTDFARMHYLLSCLTGCALECVRDLAVTADNFDSAWQALNSRFENKRRLIRTHLSTLLNLPVISRESAGDLQALLDKVTSSLTSLKNLNRRPKDLWSDILVHIICQRLDASSRKSWSIKTSDSDDLPSYTDLLEFLRHRRRALDDLVVPASRQIVAKPSPRKITASTASSNLAPVPAAAVSPVSAPANAHHVSSPAGPASRCPICQARHYFNSCPSFVKGSLSHRRSLVQTHKRCFNCLGGNHVSRDCPSKYTCRTCHQRHHSLLHDDASEGSHSSSTQERPGTEVSEANGPHAEVTSLVASRAPSREAIPVLLATAWISVVGPSGRELRVRALIDQGSEMTFVSESVANLLRLKRVRCPVTISAVGGKNAGTYKFATRVVISSVENRAPSLEILALILPKLTSYSPRCASGLQSLSHLRGLKFADVDPTNGEPINMILGADIYSEIILEGLKKGAPGQLIAQNSIFGWILSGPVGARDSDASGVLPPPRIAVHLSVKQDTDAVELTDALERFWISEEPPEHHAPSIEDEQCESHFVNSHSRRPDGRYVVRLPFKNPPPLEIGHSRSRALNCIRALLRRFRSNPDLASEYRDFMNEYASLGHMRLASPSDRQTVFIPHHPVFRPDSVTSRIRVVFNASSRTTNGSSLNDLMYAGPKLQSDLPTIIFKWRLCRYVCTADIAKMYRQILVDERDVDFQRILWQPDSRDDVCEYQLLTVTYGTACAPFLALRVLKQLAHDDGHEFPLARAVLNNHIYVDDVLFGADTVDHLVEKRDQLTTLLLRGGFTLRKWASNSARLLSDIDPVDHGLACSPIPVSDEQLKILGTHWMPFSDEFQFRISAPESVPRTKRSILSTIAKLYDPMGWVTPTIICAKIIIQHLWKLKISWDDPVPRKSYLGGITSTRISHI, encoded by the coding sequence CTACTTCAAGGACAACATCTATGATGCCGTTGAGGACGCCTATCAGAGTGCCTTAGACTTCATGAACGAGTCGCTGGAAACATTGGAACCGCCGGCCGTGAGTTTAAATCAAACAGGCACTGACTCGTCGTCTGGTCACGCTCGGTCGAATTTCTCTCTGTCCCATCTACCGCCGATTTCCTTGCCTCCGTTTGATGGCAATTTAGATAAATGGGAACAATTTCGCGACCGTTTTAATTCGCTGATTATTCAGAACCGCGATCTAACGGATTTTGCGCGCATGCATTACCTGTTATCGTGCCTCACTGGTTGCGCCCTTGAATGCGTTCGCGATCTCGCTGTCACCGCGGACAATTTCGACAGCGCCTGGCAGGCCTTAAACTCGCGGTTTGAGAACAAGCGACGGTTAATTCGCACGCATTTGTCCACGCTGCTTAATCTCCCcgttatttcgcgagagtCCGCAGGAGATTTACAAGCTTTACTGGATAAAGTCACCTCGTCGCTCACCTCACTGAAAAATCTAAATCGGCGACCGAAGGATTTGTGGAGCGATATCTTGGTGCACATCATTTGTCAGCGCCTCGATGCGTCGTCGCGAAAATCGTGGAGCATAAAAACAAGTGATTCCGATGATCTTCCGTCGTATACGGACTTACTCGAGTTTCTTCGACATCGTCGCCGCGCGCTGGACGATCTGGTCGTTCCTGCGTCACGCCAGATCGTTGCCAAGCCGTCCCCTCGCAAAATAACTGCGTCCACAGCATCTTCGAATCTCGCGCCCGTACCGGCCGCTGCCGTCTCACCCGTCTCCGCTCCCGCAAATGCGCATCATGTGTCCTCACCAGCGGGTCCGGCCTCTCGATGCCCGATTTGCCAAGCTCGACATTATTTTAACTCTTGTCCGTCATTTGTGAAAGGGAGTTTGAGCCATCGTCGCAGTCTTGTGCAAACGCATAAACGTTGTTTTAACTGCTTAGGCGGGAATCATGTAAGTCGTGATTGCCCTAGCAAGTATACTTGCCGTACTTGCCATCAGAGGCATCATTCGTTGCTTCACGACGACGCTTCCGAGGGCTCACACTCATCTTCGACGCAGGAGAGGCCGGGTACAGAAGTCTCTGAGGCGAATGGCCCTCACGCGGAGGTCACATCGCTCGTCGCGTCACGCGCTCCGTCTCGGGAAGCGATCCCTGTTTTGCTCGCCACCGCTTGGATTTCTGTTGTCGGTCCCTCTGGTCGGGAACTCCGCGTTCGTGCGTTAATCGACCAAGGCTCAGAAATGACGTTTGTATCCGAGTCAGTCGCGAATCTACTGCGTCTCAAGCGAGTTCGGTGCCCTGTTACGATCTCCGCCGTCGGCGGTAAGAACGCCGGCACGTACAAATTCGCGACTCGCGTCGTTATCTCTTCTGTCGAAAATCGTGCTCCGTCGCTCGAAATTCTCGCGTTGATTCTGCCGAAGCTAACGTCGTATTCACCGCGGTGCGCGTCGGGGCTCCAATCTCTGTCACACCTTCGCGGACTCAAATTTGCCGATGTCGATCCCACCAACGGAGAGCCAATTAATATGATCTTAGGCGCGGACATTTATAGCGAGATCATTTTAGAAGGGTTGAAAAAAGGAGCGCCGGGTCAACTCATAGCGCAAAATTCAATATTCGGCTGGATTCTCTCGGGCCCTGTCGGGGCTCGCGATTCCGATGCGAGCGGTGTTCTTCCACCCCCCCGAATCGCCGTTCATCTCTCGGTCAAGCAAGACACCGACGCCGTCGAACTCACCGATGCGCTTGAGCGATTTTGGATCAGTGAGGAGCCGCCCGAACACCACGCGCCGTCAATTGAGGACGAGCAATGCGAATCGCATTTTGTAAATTCGCATTCGCGCCGACCCGATGGTCGTTACGTTGTCCGTCTCCCGTTTAAGAATCCGCCTCCGCTCGAAATCGGGCATTCTAGATCACGGGCGCTGAATTGTATTCGCGCGTTGTTGCGTCGGTTTCGTTCGAATCCGGACTTGGCCTCGGAATATCGCGATTTCATGAACGAATATGCATCGCTCGGGCATATGCGTCTCGCTTCTCCGTCGGATAGGCAAACCGTGTTTATTCCGCACCATCCCGTTTTTCGTCCCGACAGCGTAACTTCTCGGATTCGCGTCGTTTTCAATGCGTCCAGCCGCACAACAAATGGCTCCAGCCTAAACGATCTAATGTACGCCGGTCCGAAATTGCAGAGTGATTTGCCGACGATCATTTTTAAATGGCGATTATGTCGGTACGTGTGCACAGCGGACATCGCCAAGATGTACCGCCAGATTCTTGTCGATGAAAGGGACGTCGATTTTCAGCGCATTCTATGGCAGCCGGATTCGCGAGACGATGTTTGCGAGTATCAATTATTAACCGTTACGTACGGCACAGCGTGTGCTCCGTTTCTCGCCTTGCGCGTGCTCAAGCAATTGGCGCACGACGATGGTCACGAATTTCCGCTCGCGCGGGCTGTGCTGAACAATCACATCTACGTCGACGATGTCTTGTTCGGCGCCGATACGGTCGATCACCTCGTCGAAAAGCGCGATCAGCTCACGACGTTATTACTGCGCGGCGGTTTTACATTGCGAAAATGGGCAAGCAACTCGGCCCGACTCCTATCCGATATCGACCCCGTCGACCATGGGCTAGCGTGTAGCCCGATTCCTGTTTCCGACGAACAATTAAAGATCCTCGGCACTCACTGGATGCCCTTTTCGGACGAGTTTCAGTTTCGAATCTCCGCTCCCGAATCTGTTCCACGTACGAAGCGCTCAATCTTGTCCACGATCGCTAAATTATACGACCCGATGGGTTGGGTTACTCCTACGATTATCTGCGCTAAGATAATCATTCAACATCTGTGGAAGCTGAAGATCTCGTGGGACGATCCCGTCCCCCGCAAATCTTATCTCGGTGGCATAACATCTACTCGAATTTCTCACATCTGA